One window of the Janthinobacterium sp. PAMC25594 genome contains the following:
- the zwf gene encoding glucose-6-phosphate dehydrogenase produces MALTDFDLVLFGGSGDLAMRKLLPAMYARDVANDLPPTARIICVGRQDSGQDAFLKMVETNSRPHIKASTLNAATWSKFCARIVYVSLNASDATTYAPLVEALRGDAELTRVYYLATPPHLFALICDNLQDNGLVTPNSRVVLEKPLGRDLASAKQINAEVGKVFQESQIYRIDHYLGKETVQNLLALRFGNILFEPLWRREWISDVQITIAEKLGVGNRMGYYDTSGALRDMLQNHLLQLLCIVAMEPPTSIAPDAVRDEKLQVLRSLKKFTPTTLAQNIVRGQYRAGHVDGATVPSYRDEPDAPEHSRTETFVALKAEIDTWRWAGVPFYLRTGKRMADSLAEIVVRFKQIPHSIFNQPTSSFQPNCLVIRLQPDEGLRMNLMAKTPGDGMRLKPAELELDFRESFKTPRMDAYERLLLDVLRGQLTLFMRGDELEAAWEWVEPILDNWEQNDSAPIPYTAGTWGPAAASALIGRDGLQWREEALPED; encoded by the coding sequence ATGGCACTTACCGATTTTGACCTGGTCCTGTTTGGCGGCAGCGGCGATTTAGCAATGCGCAAGTTGCTGCCTGCAATGTATGCGCGCGACGTCGCGAACGATTTGCCGCCGACGGCGCGCATCATCTGTGTGGGCCGCCAGGACAGCGGCCAGGATGCCTTCCTGAAGATGGTAGAGACCAATTCGCGTCCCCACATCAAGGCCAGCACCCTGAATGCCGCCACCTGGAGCAAATTCTGCGCGCGCATCGTGTATGTGTCGCTCAACGCCAGCGATGCGACAACGTACGCGCCGCTGGTCGAAGCGCTGCGCGGCGATGCCGAGCTGACGCGCGTGTACTACCTGGCCACGCCGCCGCACTTGTTTGCCTTGATCTGCGACAACCTGCAAGACAACGGCCTGGTCACGCCGAATTCGCGCGTGGTGCTGGAAAAGCCGCTGGGCCGCGACCTGGCCAGCGCCAAGCAGATCAACGCCGAAGTGGGCAAGGTCTTCCAGGAATCGCAGATCTACCGTATCGACCATTACCTGGGCAAGGAAACCGTGCAGAACTTGCTGGCCCTGCGCTTCGGCAATATCCTGTTCGAGCCGCTGTGGCGCCGCGAATGGATTTCCGACGTGCAGATCACCATCGCCGAGAAACTGGGCGTGGGCAACCGCATGGGTTACTACGACACCTCGGGCGCGCTGCGCGACATGCTGCAAAACCACTTGCTGCAACTGCTGTGCATCGTCGCCATGGAACCGCCGACCTCGATCGCGCCGGACGCCGTGCGCGATGAAAAGCTGCAAGTGTTGCGCTCGCTGAAAAAATTCACGCCCACCACGCTGGCGCAAAACATCGTGCGCGGCCAGTATCGCGCCGGCCACGTCGATGGCGCCACCGTGCCGAGCTACCGCGACGAGCCGGACGCGCCGGAACATTCGCGCACCGAGACCTTCGTCGCGCTGAAGGCGGAAATCGACACCTGGCGCTGGGCCGGCGTGCCGTTCTACCTGCGCACGGGCAAGCGCATGGCCGACAGCCTGGCCGAAATCGTCGTGCGCTTCAAGCAGATTCCGCACTCGATCTTCAACCAGCCCACGTCGAGCTTCCAGCCGAACTGCCTGGTGATCCGTTTGCAGCCGGACGAAGGCTTGCGCATGAACCTGATGGCAAAAACCCCGGGCGACGGCATGCGCCTGAAACCGGCGGAACTGGAACTCGATTTCCGCGAATCGTTCAAGACGCCGCGCATGGACGCCTACGAGCGATTGCTGCTCGACGTGCTGCGCGGCCAGCTGACCCTGTTCATGCGCGGCGACGAACTGGAAGCGGCCTGGGAATGGGTCGAGCCGATTCTCGACAACTGGGAACAGAACGACAGCGCGCCGATTCCGTACACGGCCGGCACCTGGGGCCCGGCCGCGGCCAGCGCCCTGATCGGCCGCGACGGCTTGCAATGGCGTGAAGAAGCCTTGCCAGAGGACTGA
- a CDS encoding chemotaxis protein, with amino-acid sequence MNSMQQDVDERTSLTGNNKFELFLFKLGTSDHSTSRELFGINVFKVREIMEMPAITAVAGSHPHMLGVVNIRGQIVPVIDLPMAVGCKSSGLKILMVTEFARSTQAFAVEEVDEIVRLEWNQVLSAESSVGGGLVTSIARLDGDTDKTRLAQVLDVEQILRNVLPSGDPDVDESSIGPQVRLPAGAVILAADDSSLARSLIEKGLEAMGVPFIMTKTGKEAWERLQAISAQAATEGKTAKDKVALVLTDLEMPEMDGFTLTRNIKNDGRFSNIPVVIHSSLTGSTNEDHVKGVGADGYVAKFVAAELAETIRKVLAR; translated from the coding sequence ATGAATTCAATGCAGCAAGATGTCGATGAACGCACCAGCCTGACAGGCAATAACAAATTCGAACTGTTCCTGTTCAAGCTGGGCACCAGTGATCACTCGACCAGCCGCGAACTGTTCGGCATCAATGTGTTCAAAGTCCGTGAAATCATGGAAATGCCGGCCATTACGGCGGTGGCCGGGTCGCACCCGCACATGCTGGGCGTGGTCAATATCCGTGGCCAGATCGTGCCCGTGATCGACTTGCCGATGGCGGTCGGTTGCAAGAGCAGCGGTTTGAAGATCCTGATGGTGACGGAATTCGCCCGTTCGACGCAGGCGTTTGCCGTGGAAGAGGTCGATGAAATCGTGCGCCTCGAATGGAACCAGGTGCTGTCGGCCGAATCGAGCGTCGGTGGCGGCCTCGTCACCAGCATCGCCCGCCTCGATGGCGACACGGACAAGACGCGCCTGGCGCAAGTGCTGGACGTGGAGCAAATCCTGCGCAACGTGCTGCCGTCGGGCGACCCGGACGTGGACGAAAGCAGCATCGGCCCGCAAGTGCGCTTGCCGGCCGGCGCCGTGATCCTCGCGGCCGACGATTCCTCGCTGGCCCGCTCGCTGATCGAGAAGGGCCTCGAAGCGATGGGCGTGCCCTTCATCATGACCAAGACGGGCAAGGAAGCGTGGGAACGCCTGCAGGCGATCTCGGCCCAGGCGGCCACCGAAGGCAAGACGGCGAAAGACAAGGTCGCGCTGGTGCTGACCGACCTGGAAATGCCGGAAATGGATGGTTTCACCCTGACGCGCAACATCAAGAACGATGGCCGCTTCTCCAACATCCCCGTGGTGATCCACTCGTCGCTGACGGGCTCGACCAACGAAGACCACGTCAAGGGCGTGGGCGCCGATGGTTATGTGGCCAAGTTTGTGGCGGCGGAATTGGCGGAAACCATCCGCAAAGTGCTGGCGCGGTAA
- a CDS encoding SMP-30/gluconolactonase/LRE family protein: MNIYEIKVVSDKPMQVGECPLWHGKEAALYWVDIDGRAVHRLHPASGKHEQWSMPTEPSALAINAGGGLIVALRSGFAHLDTKTGSLAEIAPAPFDMATTRFNDGKVDPAGRFWVGTIFEPRSADAAEMFVLEKGQVRKVWSGGMTVSNGLGFSPDKHTMYHADTTTHRIDRFDFDAATGAISAPQPFQRFSTDKKAADYGGRPDGAAVDSEGNYWSAMFEGGKILRFAPDGHLLGEITVPVRCPTMVTFGGPDLRTLYITSASHNRSAAELADYPLTGHVLSVRVDVAGQPEHLYQA, from the coding sequence ATGAATATTTACGAGATCAAGGTAGTCAGCGACAAACCCATGCAAGTGGGCGAATGCCCGCTATGGCATGGCAAGGAAGCGGCCCTGTACTGGGTCGACATCGATGGCCGCGCCGTGCACCGCTTGCACCCGGCCAGCGGCAAGCATGAACAGTGGAGCATGCCGACGGAACCGTCGGCGCTGGCCATCAATGCGGGCGGCGGCCTGATCGTGGCCTTGCGCAGCGGCTTTGCCCACCTCGACACAAAGACGGGCAGCCTGGCGGAAATCGCCCCGGCGCCATTCGACATGGCCACCACGCGCTTCAACGATGGCAAGGTCGACCCGGCGGGCCGCTTCTGGGTCGGCACGATTTTCGAGCCGCGCAGCGCCGATGCGGCGGAAATGTTCGTGCTGGAAAAGGGACAAGTACGCAAGGTCTGGTCGGGCGGCATGACCGTGTCGAACGGCCTGGGCTTCAGCCCGGACAAACACACCATGTATCACGCCGATACCACCACGCACCGCATCGACCGCTTCGACTTCGACGCGGCCACGGGAGCCATTTCCGCGCCGCAACCATTCCAGCGCTTTTCCACGGACAAGAAAGCAGCTGACTACGGCGGGCGCCCCGATGGCGCGGCCGTCGACAGCGAAGGAAATTACTGGTCGGCCATGTTTGAAGGCGGCAAGATCTTGCGCTTCGCCCCCGATGGCCATTTGCTCGGTGAAATTACCGTGCCCGTGCGCTGCCCCACCATGGTGACGTTCGGCGGCCCCGACCTGCGCACGCTGTACATCACCAGCGCCAGCCACAACCGTTCCGCCGCCGAACTCGCCGACTACCCGTTGACGGGCCACGTGCTGTCCGTGCGCGTGGACGTGGCGGGCCAGCCGGAACACCTGTATCAGGCGTAA
- a CDS encoding methyl-accepting chemotaxis protein: MHALSHLRIGTRLAAGFALVLLLSVISTSYALYSARANAEATREMMEKPLAKERLVSDWYVLIYSAIARTSMIARSTDETLSSVFADTIADSTKQGSELLKQIETLLVSEEEKAIFKASIAERVKYQDAKTQVMNARKGGNAALAESAYRDSFAPAATRYQNNVKALLAQQRQAIDATAYAIEAANERSITLLLLLCALVVALGSVCAWLITRSITAPLQAAVKVAETVAAGDLRTHFGTAASDEIGDLMRALHGMNEALRKVVSEVQTGTNAIATASGEIAAGNQDLSARTEQQASSLEETASSMEELTSTVKQNADNARQANQMAVAASSVAERGGSIVSQVVDTMGAIDTASTKIVDIIGVIDGIAFQTNILALNAAVEAARAGEQGRGFAVVATEVRSLAQRSAAAAHEIKTLIGDSVEQVNNGTRLVQQAGNTMDEVVDSVRRVTDIMAEITAASAEQSMGIDQVNQAIAQMDQVTQQNAALVEEAAAAAESMQDQAARLAQVAAGFQLEHVTPAVAPVRAARPARTATAAPPRLATRRQSQATASKPAAPRAAGAAAHKTPSHVAGEQDWEEF; this comes from the coding sequence ATGCACGCCCTCTCCCACCTTCGTATCGGCACCCGCCTGGCGGCAGGCTTCGCGCTGGTACTGCTGCTGTCCGTGATCTCCACCTCGTACGCGCTGTACAGTGCCCGCGCGAATGCCGAAGCGACGCGGGAAATGATGGAAAAACCGCTGGCCAAGGAACGCCTGGTATCGGACTGGTATGTGCTGATTTACTCGGCCATCGCGCGCACCTCGATGATTGCCCGGAGCACGGATGAAACCCTGTCCAGCGTGTTTGCCGACACCATCGCCGACAGCACGAAACAGGGCAGCGAACTGCTGAAGCAAATCGAAACCCTGCTCGTCAGTGAAGAAGAAAAAGCCATCTTCAAGGCCTCCATCGCGGAACGCGTCAAATACCAGGATGCCAAGACCCAGGTGATGAACGCGCGCAAGGGCGGCAATGCGGCCCTGGCGGAAAGTGCGTACCGCGACAGCTTCGCGCCCGCCGCCACCCGGTACCAGAACAACGTCAAGGCGCTGCTGGCGCAGCAGCGCCAGGCCATCGACGCGACGGCGTACGCCATCGAGGCCGCCAATGAGCGCAGCATCACCCTGTTGTTGTTGCTGTGCGCGCTGGTGGTGGCCCTGGGCAGCGTCTGCGCCTGGCTGATCACACGGTCGATCACCGCGCCCCTGCAGGCGGCCGTGAAGGTGGCGGAAACGGTCGCCGCGGGCGACTTGCGCACGCATTTCGGCACGGCGGCCAGCGATGAAATCGGCGACCTGATGCGCGCGCTGCACGGCATGAACGAGGCACTGCGCAAGGTGGTGTCGGAAGTGCAGACGGGTACCAATGCGATTGCCACGGCATCGGGCGAAATCGCCGCCGGCAACCAGGATCTGTCGGCGCGCACGGAGCAGCAAGCCAGTTCGCTGGAAGAGACGGCGTCGTCGATGGAAGAATTGACCAGCACCGTGAAACAGAATGCGGACAATGCGCGCCAGGCCAACCAGATGGCGGTCGCCGCGTCCAGCGTGGCCGAACGGGGCGGCAGCATCGTCAGCCAGGTGGTCGATACCATGGGCGCCATCGACACGGCGTCGACGAAAATCGTCGACATCATCGGCGTCATCGACGGCATCGCCTTCCAGACGAATATCCTGGCATTGAACGCGGCCGTCGAAGCGGCGCGCGCCGGCGAGCAGGGGCGCGGCTTTGCCGTCGTGGCCACGGAAGTGCGCAGCCTGGCGCAGCGCTCGGCCGCGGCGGCGCACGAAATCAAGACCCTGATCGGCGACTCGGTGGAACAGGTCAACAACGGCACCCGGCTGGTGCAGCAGGCCGGCAACACCATGGACGAAGTGGTCGACAGCGTGCGCCGCGTCACCGACATCATGGCCGAGATCACCGCCGCCAGCGCCGAGCAAAGCATGGGGATCGACCAGGTCAATCAGGCCATCGCGCAGATGGACCAGGTAACGCAGCAAAATGCGGCCCTGGTGGAGGAAGCGGCGGCGGCGGCCGAAAGCATGCAGGATCAGGCGGCGCGCCTGGCGCAGGTGGCGGCCGGCTTCCAGCTCGAACACGTGACGCCGGCAGTGGCGCCGGTACGCGCCGCGCGGCCGGCCAGGACCGCCACCGCCGCGCCGCCGCGGCTGGCGACGCGGCGCCAGTCCCAGGCGACGGCCAGCAAGCCGGCCGCACCCAGGGCAGCCGGTGCTGCGGCGCACAAAACGCCATCGCACGTCGCCGGCGAGCAGGACTGGGAAGAGTTTTAA
- the tal gene encoding transaldolase, protein MNQLEQLKQFTTVVADTGDFQSIQAYTPRDATTNPSLILKAVQKDEYKPLLEKAVRDHPNASTAEIIDRLLIAFGVEILQTIPGRVSTEVDARLSFDTDGTVAKGRDLIALYSNAGIPRERVLIKIASTWEGIRAAAILEKEGIRCNMTLLFSLAQAIACAEAGAQLISPFVGRIYDWYKKSTGIDYMGAEDPGVQSVRRIYNYYRKFGYKTEVMGASFRNTSQILELAGCDLLTISPDLLQKLADSDAPVERKLSAEAAPSTNVVHMSLNEEAFRFMMNEDAMATEKLAEGIRAFCVDSGKLKQMIAALR, encoded by the coding sequence ATGAACCAACTCGAACAACTGAAGCAATTTACTACCGTGGTGGCCGACACCGGCGACTTCCAATCGATTCAGGCCTACACGCCGCGCGACGCGACGACGAATCCGTCGCTGATCCTGAAGGCCGTGCAGAAGGATGAATACAAGCCGCTGCTGGAAAAGGCCGTGCGCGACCATCCGAACGCCTCCACCGCCGAAATCATCGACCGCCTGCTGATCGCGTTTGGCGTGGAAATCCTGCAAACCATCCCCGGCCGCGTCTCCACCGAAGTCGATGCGCGCCTGTCATTCGACACGGATGGCACGGTGGCCAAGGGCCGCGACCTGATCGCCCTGTATTCGAACGCGGGCATTCCACGCGAGCGCGTGCTGATCAAGATCGCCTCCACCTGGGAAGGCATCCGCGCCGCCGCCATCCTGGAAAAGGAAGGCATCCGCTGCAACATGACCCTGCTGTTCTCGCTGGCACAGGCCATCGCCTGCGCCGAAGCGGGCGCGCAGCTCATTTCGCCGTTCGTCGGCCGCATCTACGACTGGTACAAGAAATCGACGGGCATCGATTACATGGGCGCGGAAGACCCGGGCGTGCAGTCGGTCCGGCGCATCTACAACTACTACCGCAAGTTCGGCTACAAGACCGAGGTGATGGGCGCGAGCTTCCGCAACACGTCGCAAATCCTCGAACTGGCCGGCTGCGACCTGCTCACCATCAGCCCCGACCTGCTGCAAAAGCTGGCCGACAGCGATGCACCCGTGGAGCGCAAGCTGAGCGCCGAAGCGGCGCCATCAACCAACGTCGTGCACATGTCGCTCAACGAAGAAGCCTTCCGTTTCATGATGAATGAAGACGCGATGGCGACGGAGAAGCTGGCCGAAGGCATCCGCGCCTTCTGCGTCGATTCCGGCAAGCTGAAACAGATGATCGCGGCGCTGCGTTAA
- a CDS encoding SIS domain-containing protein — protein sequence MLLDSIRTQLDSLSKSEKKVALAVLDQPNQTVSQNITALAKSAQVSEPTVVRFCRTLGYDGWHEFKLKLAQGLALAMPGANEQPAQDDLAADLVNKICSRSINTLLDLRNNLNPEAIQRALDILSRASKIEFYGQGTSGIVAADAQHKFFRSGVPTVAYSDPNIHSIAAALLRGGDCLVAISQRGNSPALVRSVKLARRGGADVVVLAPSGTPLADLATVLIPIDLVFNTDPYTPISARLAYLVVIDVLAVGLALQRGPEFRKKMQNAQKALQEFDMQFDSFIG from the coding sequence ATGCTACTCGACTCCATCCGCACCCAGCTCGATTCGCTCTCCAAGTCGGAGAAGAAGGTCGCGCTGGCCGTGCTTGACCAGCCGAACCAGACGGTCAGCCAGAACATCACGGCGCTGGCGAAAAGCGCGCAGGTGTCGGAACCGACCGTGGTGCGCTTTTGCCGCACCCTGGGCTATGACGGCTGGCATGAATTCAAGCTGAAACTGGCGCAAGGCCTGGCCCTGGCCATGCCGGGCGCGAACGAGCAGCCGGCGCAGGACGACCTGGCGGCCGACCTGGTCAACAAGATTTGCAGCCGCTCGATCAATACCCTGCTCGACCTGCGCAACAACCTGAACCCGGAAGCGATCCAGCGCGCGCTCGACATCCTGTCGCGCGCCAGCAAGATCGAATTCTATGGCCAGGGCACGTCCGGCATCGTCGCGGCCGACGCGCAACACAAGTTCTTCCGCTCGGGCGTGCCGACGGTGGCCTACAGCGATCCGAACATCCACAGCATCGCGGCGGCCCTGCTGCGCGGCGGCGACTGCCTGGTGGCCATCTCGCAGCGCGGCAACAGTCCCGCCCTGGTACGCTCAGTAAAACTGGCGCGCCGCGGCGGCGCCGACGTCGTCGTGCTGGCCCCATCGGGCACGCCGCTGGCCGACCTGGCGACGGTGCTGATCCCGATCGACCTGGTCTTCAACACCGATCCCTACACCCCGATTTCCGCGCGCCTGGCCTACCTGGTGGTGATCGACGTGCTGGCCGTGGGCCTGGCCCTGCAGCGCGGGCCTGAATTCCGCAAGAAGATGCAGAATGCACAGAAGGCCTTGCAGGAATTCGACATGCAGTTCGACTCCTTCATCGGTTGA
- a CDS encoding tetratricopeptide repeat protein has translation MRPYLVSAACFMRLLAALLCAALAACAAAPPVSLPPIFNDSDFAPATAIDAGQVFALSDAMRQYVQTQVRQATHNGNPRTALYEALYDKSRLKLEYDAAMTRNARETFAARQGNCLSLVIMTAALAHELGLQVRYQEVLGEESWSRSGDMYFVAGHVNLVLGQRLGDNPNNYDAKGMMVIDFLPSGDVAGYRTREISEATVLAMYMNNRAAETMSEGQLEQAYWWARAALLQDPSFNGAYNTLGVIQLRHGDLAQARRTLTHALMRAPDNTLLLSNLAQALEASGLPDEALPLRRRLLALQPQPPFHYFNLGKAAMQQNDYVQAIRLFSREIARDPYYHEFHFWLAQAYARMGQLAQADRQLELAMDNSTTRSEHGLYAAKLQRLRAATAH, from the coding sequence GTGCGCCCCTATCTTGTTTCCGCCGCTTGCTTCATGCGCCTGCTTGCCGCCCTGCTCTGCGCCGCGCTGGCCGCCTGCGCCGCCGCGCCGCCCGTCAGCTTGCCCCCCATCTTCAACGACAGCGATTTTGCGCCGGCCACCGCCATCGATGCCGGCCAGGTCTTCGCCCTCAGCGACGCCATGCGCCAGTATGTGCAGACGCAAGTGCGGCAAGCGACGCACAACGGCAATCCCCGCACGGCGCTGTACGAAGCGCTGTACGACAAATCCAGGCTGAAACTCGAATACGATGCGGCCATGACCCGCAATGCGCGCGAAACGTTCGCCGCGCGCCAGGGCAACTGCCTGTCGCTGGTGATCATGACGGCGGCGCTGGCGCATGAATTGGGCTTGCAGGTGCGCTACCAGGAGGTGCTGGGCGAAGAAAGCTGGAGCCGCAGCGGCGACATGTATTTTGTCGCCGGCCACGTCAACCTGGTGCTGGGCCAGCGCCTGGGCGACAACCCGAATAACTACGACGCCAAGGGCATGATGGTGATCGACTTCCTGCCGTCCGGCGACGTGGCGGGCTACCGCACGCGCGAAATCAGCGAAGCGACCGTGCTGGCCATGTACATGAACAACCGCGCCGCCGAAACCATGAGCGAGGGCCAGCTGGAGCAGGCGTACTGGTGGGCCAGGGCGGCCCTCCTGCAGGATCCCTCGTTCAACGGCGCCTACAACACCCTGGGCGTGATCCAGCTGCGCCATGGCGACCTGGCGCAAGCGCGGCGCACGCTGACCCATGCGCTGATGCGCGCGCCGGACAACACGCTGCTGCTGTCGAACCTGGCGCAGGCGCTGGAAGCGTCCGGCCTGCCCGATGAAGCGCTGCCGCTGCGCCGGCGCCTGCTGGCGCTGCAGCCGCAGCCGCCCTTCCACTACTTCAACCTGGGCAAGGCGGCCATGCAGCAAAACGATTACGTCCAGGCGATCCGCCTGTTTTCACGCGAAATCGCGCGCGACCCGTACTACCACGAATTCCACTTCTGGCTGGCGCAGGCGTATGCGCGCATGGGCCAACTGGCGCAGGCGGACCGGCAGCTGGAACTGGCGATGGACAACAGCACCACGCGCAGCGAGCACGGGCTGTATGCGGCCAAGCTGCAACGGCTGCGCGCCGCCACTGCGCATTAA
- the pgi gene encoding glucose-6-phosphate isomerase, producing MRQPAPTPAITATASFQSLQAHSASLREVHLRQLFALDPARFSTMTVDAAGLLLDYSKNRVDATAMALLMDLARERGVEAQREAMFTGEKINLTEHRAVLHTALRAPRGTALVVDGQDIDADVQDVLQRVKAFTDKVRNGSWLGHTGKPICDIVNIGIGGSDLGPKMACLALRSYANPGLEMHFVSNVDGHDMEATLSKVDPETTLFIVASKTFVTAETMLNANTARAWFLLEGEEKDLAQHFVAVSTNTQAIVDFGISPENMFPFWDWVGGRYSVWSSIGLAVALSVGFEYFSDFLAGAHAMDQHFRQAPLEQNMPVVLAMVGFWNRQFLDCGSVSIAPYHQDLSRFAAYLQQLDMESNGKRVTKDGVPVDVPTGPVIWGDCGTNAQHAYFQLLHQGTDITPIDFIAALRATHDLPGHHDALLANCFAQSEAFMTGKTGEEVRMDLQAQGLPENAIEALVPHKTFPGNRPSNTILMDQLTPTTLGALIALYEHKTFVQGVLWNVNSFDQWGVELGKVLAKKIQAELTGEARPDHHDSSTNGLIALAKAAKAAY from the coding sequence ATGCGCCAGCCAGCACCTACTCCTGCCATCACCGCCACCGCCAGTTTCCAGTCCCTGCAAGCGCACAGCGCCAGCCTGCGCGAAGTGCATCTGCGCCAGCTGTTCGCTCTTGACCCCGCGCGTTTCTCGACGATGACGGTCGATGCGGCCGGCCTGCTGCTCGATTACTCGAAGAACCGCGTCGACGCCACCGCCATGGCGCTGCTGATGGACCTGGCCCGCGAACGCGGCGTGGAAGCGCAGCGCGAAGCCATGTTCACTGGCGAGAAAATCAATCTTACCGAACATCGGGCCGTTCTGCATACCGCTTTGCGCGCGCCACGCGGCACCGCGCTGGTGGTCGATGGCCAGGATATCGATGCCGACGTGCAAGATGTGCTGCAGCGCGTCAAGGCATTTACGGACAAGGTCCGCAATGGCAGCTGGCTCGGCCACACGGGCAAGCCGATTTGCGACATCGTCAACATCGGCATCGGCGGCTCGGACCTGGGTCCGAAAATGGCTTGCCTGGCGCTGCGCTCGTATGCCAACCCGGGCCTGGAAATGCACTTTGTGTCCAACGTCGACGGGCACGACATGGAAGCGACCCTGTCGAAAGTCGATCCGGAAACGACCTTGTTCATCGTGGCCTCGAAAACCTTTGTTACCGCTGAAACCATGCTCAACGCCAACACGGCGCGCGCCTGGTTCCTGCTCGAAGGCGAAGAAAAGGACCTGGCGCAACATTTTGTGGCCGTCTCGACCAACACGCAAGCCATCGTCGACTTCGGCATTTCGCCGGAAAACATGTTCCCGTTCTGGGACTGGGTCGGTGGCCGCTATTCCGTCTGGTCGTCGATCGGCCTGGCCGTGGCGCTGTCCGTGGGCTTTGAATACTTCAGCGATTTCCTCGCCGGCGCGCATGCGATGGATCAACACTTCCGCCAGGCACCGCTGGAACAGAACATGCCCGTCGTGCTGGCCATGGTGGGCTTCTGGAACCGCCAGTTCCTCGATTGCGGCTCCGTCTCCATCGCGCCGTATCACCAGGACTTGAGCCGCTTCGCCGCCTATCTGCAACAGCTGGACATGGAAAGCAACGGCAAGCGCGTCACCAAGGATGGCGTGCCCGTCGACGTGCCCACCGGCCCCGTCATCTGGGGCGATTGCGGCACGAATGCGCAGCACGCGTATTTCCAGCTGCTGCACCAGGGCACCGATATTACCCCCATCGACTTCATCGCCGCCCTGCGCGCCACGCACGACTTGCCGGGCCACCACGACGCCCTGCTGGCCAACTGCTTCGCCCAGTCGGAAGCCTTCATGACGGGCAAGACGGGCGAGGAAGTGCGCATGGACCTGCAGGCGCAAGGCTTGCCGGAAAACGCAATCGAGGCGCTGGTGCCGCACAAGACCTTCCCCGGCAACCGCCCCAGCAACACCATTTTGATGGACCAGCTGACGCCGACCACCCTGGGCGCCCTGATCGCGCTGTACGAGCACAAGACCTTCGTGCAGGGCGTCTTGTGGAACGTCAACAGTTTCGACCAGTGGGGCGTGGAACTGGGCAAGGTGCTGGCCAAGAAAATCCAGGCCGAACTGACGGGCGAAGCCCGTCCCGACCACCACGACAGCTCGACCAATGGCTTGATTGCCCTGGCGAAAGCAGCAAAAGCCGCATATTAA